The Alkalibacter saccharofermentans DSM 14828 region ATCACAGCCAATGAAAAACTAAAGAGCTACGCATCAGAAGATAGAGCCTCACTTAAGATAGGGTCTCAAAGCGTGTACAAAGATGATATTAAAAAAGGTGGAAATTTTGGAGCATTTACCACAAAGCTGCCGGCTGCAGCTGCATCTAATATGGGGTGCAAAGACACTATAATTGCACACTCAGAAGAAAGAAAAGGGATTTTAGAGATTTTGAGCATGTTTGAACCTGAATTGAAAAATTCTCAGGCTCTGCGTGAAAAAGCAGCAAGAACTGTCGATGAAATAGTGAATAAAGAAGTTCTAAACGCTATGGATCAAGGCATGGATGTGTTGTTTTGCATAGGAGAAACCGAAGAAGAACGTGGAGAAGGCAATTTTGAAGAGCAACAGAAGAGAATCAAAAAAGTGCTCAAATCTCAGATTGAAAACGGGTTGTCAGGAACGGAAAAGTACACTGGAAAACAAAGCGTAGTCATAGGCTATGAGCCTATTTGGGCAATTGGTCCAGGAAAAACTCCGCCAGGTAAAGAGTATATAGCATATGTATCAAAGCTTATAAAAGAGCTGACAAAAGAAATTTTTGGATATGAATTAGAAGTTGTCTATGGTGGAGGATTAAAAGAAGAAAATGCAGAGATGATATCAAGCATAGACACTATAGACGGAGGACTTGTAGCACTTACCAAATTTACTGGGGATATAGGATTTTACGTTGAAGATCTTAAAATAATAATTGAAAAATACATTTAGAACGAAAGGATGAAGAGAAAATGAAACTGGAATTTGAATATGGGCACGGAACTATGGAAGCAAACCTTCCGGACAACACTGATGTGTTTATACCTGGAGTAACTGTCAAAGATCCTGACTTTATTGAAGATATACACACAGCAACTAAAGAATCAATCCTTAATCCAATAGGGATGGATCCCATAAGCAAACTTGTAAAGAAAGGTTCAAAAGTTGTAATAGTTTTCCCGGACAGGGTAAAAGGTGGAACACAAGAGACTGCTCACAGGAAGGTTTCCATACCGATAATCCTAGATGAATGTTATAAAGCCGGAGTCGAAAAAAAGGATATCAAGCTTATATGTTCAAATGGGCTTCACAGAAAAAATAAGAAGCATGAGATAAGAGAAATCTTAGGAGATGAAGTTTTCTTTGAATTTTGGCGTTCAGGCCAGATAGCTAACCATGATAGCGAAGATTGGGATAATTTAGTAGACTTAGGGTATACAGAAGCGCACGATAGAGTAATAATGAATAAAGATGTCTATGAATCAGATTTAACAGTACTGATAGGGCATACTCAAGGTAATCCATATGGAGGATACTCAGGAGGCTACAAGCACTGCTCTACAGGTCTTACGCATTGGAAGTCTATTGCGGGTCATCATGTTCCACATGTTATGCACAGAAATGACTTTGTACCTGTTAACGGGAAATCCTTGATGAGAAGAAAGTTTGATGAAATTGGACAACACATGGAAAAATGCATGAATAAGAAATTCTTCATATGCGATGCTGTGCTGGATACTAAATCCAGACAAATAGCTGTGTTTTCTGGATATGGCAAAGAGATGCAACCTGAGTCTTGGAAAGAGGCGGATAAGAGAACGTATGTGCCTTGGGCAGAGAAGAAATACGATGTGATGGTATTTGGAATGCCGCAGTTTTTCCATTACGGAAATGGTATGGGAACAAACCCTATATTCATGCTTCAGGCTATCTCGGCTCAAATAATCAGACATAAGAGAGTGTTAAGTGACAATTGCGTTGTAATCTGTGCTTCTACATGCAACGGATACTTCCACGACGAGGAGTTTCCGGCGTACAGAGAAGTCTACAACATGTTCCAAAAGGATTTTAATAACCAGTTACCTGATTTGGAAAAGTATGGAGAATACTTAAGCCACAATGAAGAGTATATAAAGAAATATAGATTTGCATACGGATATCATCCGTACCATGCGTTCTCTATGATCAGCTGCGGACATATCGCAGAAAAAAATACTGCAGCTATATACATTGTAGGAGCACACGAGCCCGGTTATGCTAGAGGAATGGGCATGAAGACGAGGGCTAGCTTCGAAGAAGCACTTGAAGATGCGAAAAAATACGTTGGGGATAAACCAAATATACTTGCACTTCCAATGACATTTAAGCTGTCCAGCGCTCACCTTATGATGAAAGACGAAGTGTATACAGGATAAGTGCTTTAAGGGAATAGCTTAGCTATTCCCTTAAAGTTGAAATTTAAGAACGGAGCTTTATTATGAAAATTTTATATTATGATTGTTTTTGTGGTATCAGCGGAGATATGAACCTTGGAGCTATGGTTGATCTTGGGGTCGATGCTGAATATCTGAAAAGTGAGCTTAACAAGTTAAGTATAAAAGATGAGTTTGAGATTAAGTTCGATAAAGAAATAAAAAATGGAATCACCGGAACCAAAGCATATGTTATAATGAACAAACATGATCATGCGCACAGGCATTTAAGACATATAGATGAAATAATCGATAATAGTCAATTGAGTGAGTTTGTCAAAGCAAAAAGCAAAGATATGTTTAGAGTCATTGCAAAAGCAGAAGGCAAAGTACACGGAAAATCAATGGAGGCAGTTCATTTCCATGAGGTAGGCGCAATAGACTCTATAGTGGATATAGTGGGAGCCGCTATTTGCTTTGAAGCACTAGATGTAGACAGGATTTACTCATCGCCTGTACAGCTTGGTGGAGGCTTTGTAAATTGTGCCCATGGAGTCATACCCGTTCCCGCTCCTGCAACTGTAGAGATACTTAAAGGAGTGCCTGTTAAAACAGGATTGGTCGATAGTGAAACGACTACTCCAACGGGAGCTGCTATTTTGGCATCAAATGCAGAGACATTTGTGAACTTAGATATGAAGATATCTAAAACGGGTTATGGACTCGGGACAAAAGAATTTGAGATTCCTAATGTATTAAGAGTGTATTTAGCCGAGATGTAGACTTGGTCATGCAAAATCATATGCAAAGCAGGGATAAAAATGAATAAAAAAGAATTAGAAAAATTATTAGTAGACGTTAAAAACGGAGAAACAGGCATAGATGAAGGTATAAAGATGCTCTCGGAACTGCCTTATAAGGACCTAGGCTATGCAACCATTGACAACCATAGAGAGATTAGAAACGGGTACCCAGAAGTGATTTATTGTGCTGGTAAAACCGTTGACCAGGTAAGAGGAATCGCAGAATATATGATTACTCGTAACAACAATATACTCGCGACTCGCGCAACCAAAGAGATGTACGAAGCGTTGCTTGAAGTTTGCCCTCAAGCAAAATACAACGAACTTGGAAGAGTGATAACCGTTCAGGTTAGACCGGTTGAAGAGACTGAGTCCTATATAGCAATAGTCGCTGCTGGCACAAGCGATCTTCCAGTTGTTGAAGAAGCTTACGAAACTGCTAGGATACTTGGAAATAAAGTCGAAAAGGTTACAGATGTGGGAGTCGCAGGTATACACAGGCTTATGGCAAGAATGGACTTCATTAGGAATGCCAAGGTTATCGTAGTAGTGGCGGGTATGGAAGGCGCCCTGGCAAGCGTAGTTGGAGGCTTGGTCGATAAGCCGGTAATAGCAGTGCCTACAAGCGTCGGCTACGGGGCAAGCTTTGGAGGTTTGTCTGCGCTTCTTACAATGCTAAACAGCTGCGCTAGCGGAATAAGCGTGGTGAACATAGACAATGGATTTGGTGCAGCTTATAATGCCAGTATAATAAATAAATTATAAAATAATAATATTAAGCACACTTATCTTCTTTGATTAGAGGAAGTTAAGTGTGCTATTCTAATAACCAAAAGCAGTTTTAATCGTGAAACTCGGATCATTTTCATTATAGATTCAATAGGACGCAAGGAGATGAAAGATGAAAAAAACAAAAGGTATTATAAAAAAATTACTAGGATCATTTTTAAAAGTAGGATTGATAGGTTTTGGTGGAGGGAGTGCGCTGATACCGATAATTGAAAAAGAGATGGTAGAAGAGAAGAAGCTTTTAGATAAGGAAACCTACCTTCAGCATACTATAACGGCTAATATTACTCCCGGAGCGCTGCCAGTTAAGCTAGGCGGGGCGGCAGGAGAGCATTTGGCTGGAAACTTGGGAATGGTGCTCGGTTCTTATGCAGTGACATTCCCCGGGGTGGCTATAACTGTAATATTACTTTCCATGATATCTATCTTAAGCTCAGAGTTTCTTCACTACGTTGAATACGTATCAATTGGGGTAACTGCATTTATATTATTTTTATTGACACATTACATATCAAAAGTCTTGAAGACTGCAAAGAAGCAGAAATTTTCAAAACAGGCAATATTCATAATAGCTTTGACGACAATCGTGACCTTCGGCAAAGAAATAAGGGGAGTGTTCACACAAGTCATAGGAGATCTTCCTCCATCACTGGCAACACCGATCCTAGATATTTCTACCATTGATCTTCTTCTTATAACATTTTTTTTGATAGCAGGGCTTGGATCCACTTTAAAAAGCGCTAGAAGCATAGCAGTGATGGTTTTTTCTGCAATGTTCGTACTTTTCGCCGGAAAGACATTCAGCCTTCCCGGACCTGTATTTACAGCAATCAAGATTCTGATATTTCTGATGATTTGTCTGTTCATATATGCCGAGTCAAGGAAGATTAAAACCACAGGGGATAAGGTGAATTTATTAAAGCCTCTTAAGCAGTCTAGTTATTTTTTGGGGCTGATAATTATCTTATACATAATAACCAGAATACTATCTGTTGATACGACAGCATTTATGTTAAATGGAATAATCTCAACGGTAACTTCTTTTGGCGGTGGCGAAGCATATCTAACTGTCGCCGACGGAATATTTGTAGGTGGAGGCTACGTAACCCCCGGAGAATTTTATGGCCAGATAGTCCCAATAGCAAACGCTCTTCCGGGGCCGATACTGGTAAAGATGCTATCCGGAGTTGGCTATATAGTAGGTCTTCAGGAAAGCGGTCAGTTTGCAGGCTATATGACTGCCACGTTAGGCTTTGCGATAGGAATCGGAGCTACAATGTCTGTATTTAGCTTTTTGCACGAAATATATGCAAAGTTTGCCCATATGAAGTTTTTCAGGAGGCTTTCACAAGGGATACTTCCTGTAGTGTGCGGGCTGTTGGTATCTACCATGCTTGCAATGATAAATGAATCTTTGCATATAATCCACGGGTCTGGATTAGGCAACATATTTTCACTTACAATATTTCTAGGATGTTTTTTGCTTATCTACATAATGCAAAAGCTAAAGATACACGATGTGATTAATATAATAGTGCTAGGAGCTTTTTCTTTAGTAATTATGATTTTATTTTAGTAGTTTAACATGTAGAAAAAATGAACGCGGCTAATAAATAAAAAATAGGATGTGAGATAAATGCCGGCAATAACAATGCTTATAAAACCTGCGTCAAGCAGCTGCAATCTAAGGTGTAAATACTGCTTCTATTACGATACAGCTGAAAATAGAGATATAGCAAATTATGGCATAATGAAAGAGGACACCCTTGAGGCAATAGTTAAAAAAGCCTTTGAATACGGCGAGTACCACGTTGGTTTTGCCTTTCAGGGAGGTGAGCCTACTCTTGCAGGCCTTGATTTTTTCAAGACCTTTATAAAACTTCAAAATCAATATAACACCAATGGGATAAAGGTGCAAAACTCTTTACAGACAAATGGAGTAGCTATAGATGAAAACTGGGCAAAATTCTTGTCGGAAAATAGATTTCTTGTTGGACTATCCTTGGATGGTCCTAAAGACATACACGATTTAAACAGGATTGACGTAAAAGGCACTGGAAGCTTTCGAGATGTAATGAGAGCGGCAAGAATAATGGACAAGTACAAAGTAGAATACAACATACTCACTGTGGTAACAAAGCCTGTTGCAAGGCACGTTCAAAAGGTATACGGTTTTTTTGCAAAGGAAGGATTTCATTATATGCAATTCATACCCTGTCTTGACCACATGTTCGGAGAACATGGAACGAACCCTTATTCTTTAACTCCAAAAATGTACGGAGAATTTCTGATAAAGCTGTTTGATCTTTGGTATAAGGATTTTAAAAACGGGAGAATGGTAAGCATCAGGATGTTCGATAATATACTTCAGATTTTATCAGGTCATAGAGCCGAATCCTGTGATATGAATGGGATTTGTTCAGTGAATACAGTGATAGAAGCAGATGGCAGCATATATCCATGTGATTTTTACGTTCTTGACGATTACAGAATGGGAAATATAAAGGAAGACACTTTAGATTCGGTACTGTCTAGTGAAATAGGCAAAAACTTTGTGGAAAAGTCAATTTCTATACGCAAGGAATGTGATGGCTGTGAGTTTTTCAGCATATGCAGAGGCGGCTGCCAGAGGCACTACGACACTACAAAAGAAATTCGAACAAACTATTTCTGTGCATCTTATAAAATGTTTTATGGATATTCACTGCCTAAGTTTCAAGAAGTTTTAAGAATTTTGGCGGGAGGAAGATCAAGAGTTTAAAACTAACTTGATAGTATTCCATTGGTATTTGAGGATAACCTGTAGGATTAAAATCATAAAGATAGTTTGTCAATCAATCCTTTCAACCTGTCCTCAAAAACCTTATTTTGTTCCTTGGTTCTTTTCTTAGGCCCTTTAAGCCGTTTCCCTGAGCTTCTGATTTTTTTTGCCGTATGCCTTGCAAGCAGGAGCGAATCGATGTTATCAGATGTATACTCCATTCCGTCTTGGTTTATGGGAAGAGCATTTCTCGCTAGGCACATCGCAGCAAGACCATAATCTTGGGTCACGACTATATCATTTTTTTCCAACAGGTTTACAAGAGCAAAATCCACGCTGTCTGCTCCTTTTGAAAATGTGAGGGTCTTGGCTCCAGCCCGTTCAAAAACATGGGAGGTGTCGCACAAGATCAGGCACTCAAAGTTATATGAACTAGATATTTTAATTGTTTCGTCAATTACGGGACATCCGTCCCCGTCTATTAAAATTCGCATTGGTTACCTCAAATCAAAACTTATTTATGGTATAAATATTTTTTCTATGTCCTATATCTACAAATACGATAATCAACTTTTCATCTTCGATTTTAGCTAACAATCTATAATCTCCGACTCTATAGCGCCAAATGCCTTTGAGATTTCCTTTTAAACCCTTTCCCAACAATCTAGGATCTATAGATCCTTCTAAATTTTTTTCTATGAAATTAATTATCAAGCGCTGTACGGCAGAATCAAGTTTTTTTAATTGTTTTAAGGATTTGTCTGAAATCACGACCTTATAATGCATTTTTATAAGCCTAACTCTTTCTTTGTTTCCTCTAGGGTATAAGTACACTCCATTTCATTCCAAGCTTTTTCAAAAATTTCTAAATCATACTGATCTTCAATGGAATCTAACAATGTAGATCTAACAAATTCTGATAAGGACATGTTGTTGAATTTAGCGAATTTTTTTATGAGATTTTCTTCATCTTTGCTTAATCGAACACTTAACATAAATATCTCTCCCTCTTTATTGTAATACAATTGTAACACATTTTTATGTTGCAATCAAGATGGATATTTCTGACATGTATAGCAAATCAGTTTCTCAAAACGATATAAACGGTATATCCAATATATACTAAAAGAAGAAAGGCTCCTTCTTTCTTTGAGATTTTCTTATGGCTTGATGAAAAAATCAATAATACAAAAGTTATTAAAATAGCTGCAAAAGCATCCAAAAAGATTTTAGGATCAACATCTAATGGAGAAATAACCGAAGATGCGCCAAGTATAAAAAGTATATTGAATATGTTGCTGCCGACAATATTTCCAAGAGCAATTTCGCTTTCTTTTTTTCTGGCTGCCGTAATAGAAGTTATAAGTTCTGGAAGAGATGTTCCTATAGCCACTATCGTTAAACCTACCAAAGTTTGGCTCATTCCGAGATTGAGAGCGATGGTGATGCTGCTGTTTACTACAAGGTTTCCTCCAAAGATAATAGCGGTCAATCCCCCAATAGTATATGTTGCGATTTTTACTGTGCTTGAGCGATGAGTTACACTATTTTCGGCGGTCATTTCACTGTTGTGGGTTGCTAATTCATAAACGTAATACAAAAATATAGAAAAGAACCCGAGAAGCATCAGTCCGTCGGATCTAGTTATGATGTTTTCTCCAAAGCCCTGCAGAAAAACATCTGAAATAGTAACAATAAGCATTATGCTAGCAAGGAGAGCCAATGGTATCTCTTTTTTTATTGTCTGTCTTTGTACTTTGAGAGGATAAATAAAAGCAGTTACACCCACCACCAGCGAAGCGTTGAATATATTGCTCCCAATTATATTGCCAAGAGCTATGCTTCCAGTACCTTTTACAGCAGCAGATATACTCACTGCAGCTTCAGGAGAGCTGGTTCCAAATGCAACAATGGTGAGTCCTATCAATATGGGAGGGATATTTAAAAGCTTTGCGATACTGGAAGAACCTTCCACAAAGAAATCGGCACCTTTAACAAGCATCATCAACCCCAATGCCAAAAACAAATAATCCATTTTCATCCTTCTTTCCGATGGTTTTAATACTACGCATACTGTATTATATTAACTATTTATAGAATTGTATATGTTTTTTTAAAAAAACACTTGCTTATGACGTTGCGTAACGTAGTATTATGTAGGTGAGGTGAAGTATATGAGAAAAAATAATCTTATGACTACAGGTGAAATAGCAAAAAAAATGAACGTATCAGTAAGAACTGTACAGTATTATGACAAAATCGGGTTGCTGGCACCAAATGAAATTTCTGAAGGCGGAAGGAGGCTGTATTCCTTTAAGGATTACATGACTCTTCACCAAATAGTAAGCCTTAAGGAACTGGGATTTACCCTAACAGAAATAAAGGAAAGATTGATTCCTTCGAATGGAGCTGAAGAAATTGACAAGTATCTCAAGCAACAGGAAACTAGAATTGAAAATGAAATCCAAAAGCTAAATGCCAGATACGAGATTATCAAGAAATTCAGACATGAAATGATGCTCATGAAAGATTTGGACTGGGAGATGCTTGTAGAGATTCTCTCGTTGCTAAGAAACGACGATGAAAACTTTTGGGTAGTAAAACACTTTGACAAGGAAACATACAGCAAGATCAAAGACAGGTTTAAAGACGACAAGGGAAAGAAATATACGAGATACATGCAAAGATTATGTGAAGAAGCAATAGTGTTAAAAAGGGAAAATACCAGCTGCCACGATTCAAAGTCAATTGATTTTGCAGAAAGATGGTGGGAGAAAATAATGGAGTTTACCGGTGGGGACATTAAAATGCTGCAGCAGATGACTCAAATGACTGATGAGGGCAGCTTTGAGAATTCGGAATTCATGAATACCTATAAGGAAGCTGAAGACTACATCAGTGAAGTGTTGACTTACTGCTTTGAAAAAAATCTATTGGTTTTTCCAACGGTGAAGGAGGATAAAGAAAATGATAAAAGTTGAAGATCTTACTAAGAGCT contains the following coding sequences:
- the larB gene encoding nickel pincer cofactor biosynthesis protein LarB, with protein sequence MNKKELEKLLVDVKNGETGIDEGIKMLSELPYKDLGYATIDNHREIRNGYPEVIYCAGKTVDQVRGIAEYMITRNNNILATRATKEMYEALLEVCPQAKYNELGRVITVQVRPVEETESYIAIVAAGTSDLPVVEEAYETARILGNKVEKVTDVGVAGIHRLMARMDFIRNAKVIVVVAGMEGALASVVGGLVDKPVIAVPTSVGYGASFGGLSALLTMLNSCASGISVVNIDNGFGAAYNASIINKL
- a CDS encoding anaerobic sulfatase maturase — its product is MPAITMLIKPASSSCNLRCKYCFYYDTAENRDIANYGIMKEDTLEAIVKKAFEYGEYHVGFAFQGGEPTLAGLDFFKTFIKLQNQYNTNGIKVQNSLQTNGVAIDENWAKFLSENRFLVGLSLDGPKDIHDLNRIDVKGTGSFRDVMRAARIMDKYKVEYNILTVVTKPVARHVQKVYGFFAKEGFHYMQFIPCLDHMFGEHGTNPYSLTPKMYGEFLIKLFDLWYKDFKNGRMVSIRMFDNILQILSGHRAESCDMNGICSVNTVIEADGSIYPCDFYVLDDYRMGNIKEDTLDSVLSSEIGKNFVEKSISIRKECDGCEFFSICRGGCQRHYDTTKEIRTNYFCASYKMFYGYSLPKFQEVLRILAGGRSRV
- a CDS encoding MerR family transcriptional regulator — protein: MRKNNLMTTGEIAKKMNVSVRTVQYYDKIGLLAPNEISEGGRRLYSFKDYMTLHQIVSLKELGFTLTEIKERLIPSNGAEEIDKYLKQQETRIENEIQKLNARYEIIKKFRHEMMLMKDLDWEMLVEILSLLRNDDENFWVVKHFDKETYSKIKDRFKDDKGKKYTRYMQRLCEEAIVLKRENTSCHDSKSIDFAERWWEKIMEFTGGDIKMLQQMTQMTDEGSFENSEFMNTYKEAEDYISEVLTYCFEKNLLVFPTVKEDKENDKS
- a CDS encoding calcium/sodium antiporter — protein: MDYLFLALGLMMLVKGADFFVEGSSSIAKLLNIPPILIGLTIVAFGTSSPEAAVSISAAVKGTGSIALGNIIGSNIFNASLVVGVTAFIYPLKVQRQTIKKEIPLALLASIMLIVTISDVFLQGFGENIITRSDGLMLLGFFSIFLYYVYELATHNSEMTAENSVTHRSSTVKIATYTIGGLTAIIFGGNLVVNSSITIALNLGMSQTLVGLTIVAIGTSLPELITSITAARKKESEIALGNIVGSNIFNILFILGASSVISPLDVDPKIFLDAFAAILITFVLLIFSSSHKKISKKEGAFLLLVYIGYTVYIVLRN
- a CDS encoding lactate racemase domain-containing protein yields the protein MKLEFEYGHGTMEANLPDNTDVFIPGVTVKDPDFIEDIHTATKESILNPIGMDPISKLVKKGSKVVIVFPDRVKGGTQETAHRKVSIPIILDECYKAGVEKKDIKLICSNGLHRKNKKHEIREILGDEVFFEFWRSGQIANHDSEDWDNLVDLGYTEAHDRVIMNKDVYESDLTVLIGHTQGNPYGGYSGGYKHCSTGLTHWKSIAGHHVPHVMHRNDFVPVNGKSLMRRKFDEIGQHMEKCMNKKFFICDAVLDTKSRQIAVFSGYGKEMQPESWKEADKRTYVPWAEKKYDVMVFGMPQFFHYGNGMGTNPIFMLQAISAQIIRHKRVLSDNCVVICASTCNGYFHDEEFPAYREVYNMFQKDFNNQLPDLEKYGEYLSHNEEYIKKYRFAYGYHPYHAFSMISCGHIAEKNTAAIYIVGAHEPGYARGMGMKTRASFEEALEDAKKYVGDKPNILALPMTFKLSSAHLMMKDEVYTG
- a CDS encoding YaiI/YqxD family protein translates to MRILIDGDGCPVIDETIKISSSYNFECLILCDTSHVFERAGAKTLTFSKGADSVDFALVNLLEKNDIVVTQDYGLAAMCLARNALPINQDGMEYTSDNIDSLLLARHTAKKIRSSGKRLKGPKKRTKEQNKVFEDRLKGLIDKLSL
- a CDS encoding type II toxin-antitoxin system RelE family toxin, whose translation is MHYKVVISDKSLKQLKKLDSAVQRLIINFIEKNLEGSIDPRLLGKGLKGNLKGIWRYRVGDYRLLAKIEDEKLIIVFVDIGHRKNIYTINKF
- a CDS encoding chromate transporter, with protein sequence MKKTKGIIKKLLGSFLKVGLIGFGGGSALIPIIEKEMVEEKKLLDKETYLQHTITANITPGALPVKLGGAAGEHLAGNLGMVLGSYAVTFPGVAITVILLSMISILSSEFLHYVEYVSIGVTAFILFLLTHYISKVLKTAKKQKFSKQAIFIIALTTIVTFGKEIRGVFTQVIGDLPPSLATPILDISTIDLLLITFFLIAGLGSTLKSARSIAVMVFSAMFVLFAGKTFSLPGPVFTAIKILIFLMICLFIYAESRKIKTTGDKVNLLKPLKQSSYFLGLIIILYIITRILSVDTTAFMLNGIISTVTSFGGGEAYLTVADGIFVGGGYVTPGEFYGQIVPIANALPGPILVKMLSGVGYIVGLQESGQFAGYMTATLGFAIGIGATMSVFSFLHEIYAKFAHMKFFRRLSQGILPVVCGLLVSTMLAMINESLHIIHGSGLGNIFSLTIFLGCFLLIYIMQKLKIHDVINIIVLGAFSLVIMILF
- the relB gene encoding type II toxin-antitoxin system RelB family antitoxin, whose translation is MLSVRLSKDEENLIKKFAKFNNMSLSEFVRSTLLDSIEDQYDLEIFEKAWNEMECTYTLEETKKELGL
- a CDS encoding triose-phosphate isomerase — translated: MKKIFINLKRFDVPREMGGICDLTNPKKWIENIVEKSIELGLGKLEGFQIVYMIPESLIITANEKLKSYASEDRASLKIGSQSVYKDDIKKGGNFGAFTTKLPAAAASNMGCKDTIIAHSEERKGILEILSMFEPELKNSQALREKAARTVDEIVNKEVLNAMDQGMDVLFCIGETEEERGEGNFEEQQKRIKKVLKSQIENGLSGTEKYTGKQSVVIGYEPIWAIGPGKTPPGKEYIAYVSKLIKELTKEIFGYELEVVYGGGLKEENAEMISSIDTIDGGLVALTKFTGDIGFYVEDLKIIIEKYI